A stretch of the Nissabacter sp. SGAir0207 genome encodes the following:
- the catA gene encoding catechol 1,2-dioxygenase → MKTNYSQHDDVKKLLEISCGLHSEGGDARFKQIMHRLVSDLCHLIDEFDVTPEEFWQAANYLHTLGGRQEAALLAAGLGLEHYLDMREDAREAEAGFGGGTPRTIEGPLYVANAPLSDGYARMDDGKDDGRVMWLHGQVKDTDGQPLAGAVVDIWHANTLGNYSFFDKSQGEYNLRRRVRTDAEGRYAVRSIVPSGYGCPPDGPTQALLDRLGRHGNRPAHIHFFVSAPGHRHLTTQINLNGDRYLWDDFAFATRDELIAEPVKITDPTISAKRDLPHPHTEIEFDFTLTPATQAHEEQRIQRARALQE, encoded by the coding sequence ATGAAAACCAATTACAGCCAGCATGACGATGTCAAAAAATTACTGGAGATCAGCTGTGGCCTGCACAGCGAGGGGGGCGACGCCCGCTTCAAGCAGATTATGCACCGGCTGGTGAGCGACCTGTGCCACCTGATAGATGAGTTCGACGTCACGCCCGAGGAGTTCTGGCAGGCGGCCAACTACCTGCACACCCTCGGCGGGCGGCAGGAGGCGGCGCTGCTGGCCGCCGGGCTGGGGCTGGAGCACTATCTGGATATGCGCGAGGATGCGCGCGAGGCCGAGGCCGGTTTTGGCGGCGGCACCCCGCGCACCATCGAGGGGCCGCTCTATGTCGCCAATGCGCCGCTGAGCGACGGTTATGCGCGCATGGATGACGGCAAGGATGATGGCCGGGTAATGTGGCTGCACGGCCAGGTCAAGGACACCGACGGCCAGCCGCTGGCGGGCGCGGTGGTGGACATCTGGCACGCCAATACGCTGGGCAACTACTCCTTCTTTGATAAATCGCAGGGCGAGTACAATTTGCGCCGCCGCGTCCGTACCGATGCCGAGGGGCGCTACGCCGTACGCAGCATCGTGCCCTCCGGCTACGGCTGCCCGCCCGATGGCCCGACGCAGGCGCTGCTCGATCGCCTTGGTCGCCACGGTAACCGCCCGGCGCATATCCACTTCTTCGTCTCCGCGCCCGGTCATCGCCACTTGACCACCCAGATCAATTTAAATGGCGACCGCTACCTGTGGGATGATTTCGCCTTCGCCACCCGCGACGAACTGATTGCCGAGCCAGTCAAGATCACCGATCCCACGATTAGCGCGAAACGCGATCTGCCCCACCCGCACACTGAAATTGAATTTGATTTCACCCTGACCCCAGCAACTCAGGCGCACGAAGAGCAACGTATTCAGCGCGCCCGTGCCCTGCAAGAGTAA
- a CDS encoding 3-oxoacid CoA-transferase subunit A: MIDKSVPSADDAVADIHDGATVMVGGFGPAGQPYALLEALVRRRPRDLTLISNNAGNGDHGLAALLKAGCVRKVVCSFPRQADSWVFDELYRRGELELELVPQGNLAARIQAGGAGLGGIFTPTGYGTQLAEGKETREIEGRHYLFELPLKADFALIRAHLGDRWGNLVYDKTGRNFGPIMAMAAACTIAEVNRQVPLGGLDPEQVITPGIFVQRLVATAAQQRRSA; encoded by the coding sequence ATGATTGATAAAAGCGTCCCCTCCGCCGACGACGCGGTGGCGGACATCCATGACGGGGCAACGGTGATGGTCGGCGGCTTTGGCCCGGCTGGCCAGCCCTACGCGCTGCTGGAGGCGCTGGTGCGCCGCCGCCCGCGCGACCTGACCCTGATCAGCAACAACGCCGGCAACGGCGACCACGGGCTGGCGGCGCTGCTCAAGGCTGGCTGCGTGCGCAAGGTGGTCTGCTCCTTCCCGCGGCAGGCGGACTCCTGGGTATTCGACGAGCTGTATCGCCGGGGCGAGCTGGAGCTGGAGCTGGTGCCGCAGGGCAATCTCGCGGCGCGCATCCAGGCCGGTGGCGCTGGGCTGGGCGGCATCTTTACCCCAACCGGCTACGGTACCCAGCTGGCGGAGGGCAAGGAGACACGGGAGATTGAGGGACGCCACTATCTGTTCGAGCTGCCGCTGAAGGCGGATTTCGCGCTGATCCGCGCCCACCTCGGCGACCGCTGGGGCAATCTGGTCTATGACAAGACCGGCCGCAACTTCGGCCCGATCATGGCGATGGCGGCGGCCTGCACCATCGCCGAGGTCAACCGGCAGGTGCCGCTTGGTGGGCTGGACCCGGAGCAGGTGATCACCCCCGGCATCTTTGTCCAGCGTCTGGTCGCCACCGCCGCCCAACAACGGAGGAGCGCATGA
- the pcaD gene encoding 3-oxoadipate enol-lactonase, whose amino-acid sequence MEIEYRLDGPEGAPLLVLANSLGTTYEMWQPQLEAMTAHHRVLRFNARGHGATPLPAGPLTLAQLGSDVITLLEHLGVERAGFCGISMGGQTGLWLNRHHPGRFHALAVANTAARIGTREGWQDRARLVREQGLTPVAVGSAERWFTPAFRQRHPEQVAALIRALAAGNAVGYAACCEALAVADLREDLHHLSRPMLVIGGQHDPVTTVADASEIVRAAPNAELHLLPASHLSNVETPDAFSAAVLHFFRRAA is encoded by the coding sequence ATGGAGATTGAGTATCGCCTTGATGGGCCGGAGGGCGCGCCGCTGCTGGTGCTCGCCAACTCGCTCGGCACCACCTATGAGATGTGGCAGCCGCAGCTTGAGGCCATGACTGCCCATCACCGGGTGCTGCGTTTCAACGCGCGCGGCCACGGGGCCACCCCGTTGCCAGCCGGGCCGCTGACGCTGGCGCAATTGGGCAGTGACGTTATCACCCTGCTCGAACACCTGGGGGTGGAGCGCGCAGGGTTCTGCGGCATTTCGATGGGCGGCCAGACCGGGCTGTGGCTCAACCGCCACCATCCGGGGCGCTTTCATGCGCTGGCGGTCGCCAACACCGCCGCCCGCATCGGCACCCGTGAAGGGTGGCAGGATCGCGCCCGGTTGGTGCGGGAGCAGGGATTGACGCCGGTGGCCGTTGGCTCGGCGGAGCGCTGGTTTACCCCGGCCTTCCGCCAGCGGCACCCGGAGCAGGTGGCGGCGCTGATCCGCGCGCTGGCGGCAGGCAACGCGGTAGGCTACGCCGCCTGCTGCGAGGCACTGGCCGTGGCTGACCTGCGCGAGGATCTGCACCACCTGTCGCGGCCGATGCTGGTAATTGGCGGCCAGCATGATCCGGTCACTACCGTCGCTGACGCCAGCGAGATCGTGCGCGCCGCGCCAAACGCCGAGCTACACCTGCTGCCCGCCTCGCACCTGAGTAACGTTGAGACGCCAGACGCGTTCAGCGCCGCTGTTTTGCACTTTTTCCGCCGTGCGGCATAA
- a CDS encoding muconate cycloisomerase family protein, whose amino-acid sequence MSIQIERIESWLVDIPTIRPHKLSMTTMGCQTLTLVKMTDRDGAEGWGEATTIGGLSYGPESPEGMKSAIDTYLAPAVCGRAFDGPAALAAAMNLPVKGNTFAKSALETAFLDLQGKRLGVPVSTLLGGARSPTLPVLWTLASGDTQRDIEEGKRLLAEGRHSAFKLKIGAKSLAEDLRHTRAIREGLGEGVSIRVDVNQAWDAVTAVRGMAALQEIGIDLVEQPVALWDRATLVQLSQRFTLPVLADEAVADAHDGYALAAAGFTGAYALKIAKAGGPAQALKLAHVAQAAGVALYGGTMLEGTIGTLASLHAWSTLPLSWGTEMFGPLLLKDDIVANPLVFREGGVTIPQGPGLGITLDDDKFRHYQRK is encoded by the coding sequence ATGAGCATCCAGATAGAACGCATCGAGAGCTGGCTGGTGGATATCCCGACCATCCGCCCGCACAAGCTGTCGATGACCACCATGGGCTGCCAGACCCTGACGCTGGTCAAAATGACTGACCGCGATGGGGCCGAGGGCTGGGGCGAGGCGACCACCATCGGCGGCCTGAGCTACGGCCCGGAAAGCCCGGAAGGGATGAAGTCGGCGATCGACACCTACCTCGCCCCGGCGGTGTGCGGCCGCGCCTTTGATGGCCCGGCGGCGCTGGCGGCGGCGATGAACCTGCCGGTCAAGGGCAACACCTTTGCCAAATCGGCGCTGGAGACCGCCTTTCTCGACCTACAGGGCAAGCGCCTTGGCGTACCGGTCAGCACCCTGCTGGGCGGCGCGCGTAGCCCGACCCTGCCGGTGTTGTGGACGCTGGCGAGCGGCGACACCCAGCGTGATATTGAGGAGGGCAAGCGCCTGCTGGCCGAAGGGCGGCACAGCGCCTTCAAGCTGAAGATTGGCGCGAAGAGTCTGGCGGAGGATCTACGTCACACCCGCGCCATCCGCGAGGGGCTGGGCGAAGGCGTCAGCATCCGGGTGGATGTTAATCAGGCGTGGGACGCGGTGACAGCGGTGCGCGGCATGGCGGCGTTGCAGGAGATTGGCATCGATCTGGTGGAGCAGCCGGTGGCGCTGTGGGATCGCGCCACACTGGTGCAGCTCAGCCAGCGCTTCACGCTGCCGGTGCTGGCGGATGAGGCGGTAGCCGATGCCCATGACGGCTATGCGCTGGCCGCCGCCGGTTTCACCGGGGCCTACGCCCTGAAGATCGCCAAGGCCGGTGGGCCAGCGCAGGCGCTAAAACTGGCGCATGTGGCGCAGGCGGCGGGCGTCGCGCTCTACGGCGGCACCATGCTGGAGGGCACCATCGGCACCCTCGCCTCACTCCATGCATGGTCTACCCTGCCGCTCAGCTGGGGCACCGAGATGTTCGGCCCGCTGCTGCTGAAAGATGACATCGTTGCCAACCCGCTGGTGTTCCGCGAGGGCGGCGTAACGATCCCGCAGGGGCCGGGCCTCGGCATCACCCTGGACGATGACAAATTCCGCCACTATCAGCGTAAATAA
- a CDS encoding c-type cytochrome, with protein sequence MKKTTIIGGVALIAAAVAAGLLWQNADASADDVAGNQTLTSQPPADADAEAVARGRYVAIAGDCVACHTAPGSKTPFSGGYSISTPFGGIFASNITPDAETGIGNWTERDFFRAVRHGRGKEGENLYPAMPYNAYVNVSDEDMHDLWLYMRSVKPVHNQVPETNLGFPYNIRLAMMGWNLLFFANHGFAADASKSAEWNRGAYLVQGLEHCASCHTAKNLLGGDKNAYLQGSNMAEWHAPDITPNGYTGIGSWSEDQIAQYLKLGSNHVAVASGPMAEAVSNSTQYLTDADLHAIAVYLKSVPDSGAKRPQPLPADNPLMQTGEHVYSANCAACHNSDGKGIPNLAASLAGNPGLMAKDASSLITTVLQGGRGAVTQGNPTSGAMPSFAWKLSDDQVAAVATYVRNSWGNAAPAVPVKDVADERELLKLPPQMAAH encoded by the coding sequence ATGAAAAAAACAACCATCATTGGGGGCGTGGCCCTGATTGCTGCCGCAGTCGCAGCGGGCCTGCTCTGGCAGAACGCGGACGCCAGCGCGGACGACGTGGCGGGCAACCAGACGCTGACCAGCCAACCGCCAGCGGATGCCGACGCCGAGGCGGTGGCGCGTGGCCGTTATGTCGCCATCGCCGGTGACTGTGTGGCCTGCCACACCGCGCCGGGCAGCAAAACGCCGTTCTCCGGCGGCTACTCCATCAGTACGCCGTTTGGCGGCATCTTCGCCAGCAACATCACGCCGGACGCCGAAACCGGCATCGGCAACTGGACGGAGCGCGACTTCTTCCGCGCGGTGCGGCATGGCCGTGGCAAGGAGGGCGAGAACCTCTACCCAGCGATGCCCTACAACGCCTATGTGAATGTCAGTGATGAGGATATGCACGATCTCTGGCTTTACATGCGCTCGGTTAAACCGGTTCACAATCAGGTGCCAGAGACCAACCTTGGCTTCCCGTATAACATCCGGCTGGCAATGATGGGCTGGAACCTGCTGTTCTTCGCCAACCACGGCTTTGCCGCCGACGCCAGCAAAAGCGCCGAGTGGAACCGCGGTGCCTATCTGGTGCAGGGGCTGGAGCACTGCGCCAGCTGCCACACCGCCAAGAACCTGTTGGGCGGCGACAAAAATGCTTACCTACAGGGCAGCAACATGGCGGAATGGCATGCGCCAGACATCACGCCAAATGGCTATACCGGCATCGGCAGTTGGAGCGAGGATCAGATCGCGCAGTACCTGAAACTCGGCAGCAACCATGTCGCGGTGGCCTCCGGCCCGATGGCCGAGGCGGTCAGCAACTCGACCCAGTACCTGACGGATGCCGATCTGCACGCCATTGCGGTCTACCTGAAATCGGTGCCGGACTCCGGTGCCAAGCGCCCGCAGCCGCTGCCAGCGGACAACCCGCTGATGCAGACTGGCGAGCACGTCTACTCCGCTAACTGCGCGGCCTGCCACAACAGCGACGGCAAGGGCATCCCGAACCTGGCGGCCAGTCTGGCGGGCAACCCCGGCCTGATGGCGAAGGACGCCTCCTCGCTGATCACCACGGTATTGCAGGGCGGGCGCGGGGCCGTGACCCAAGGCAACCCGACCAGCGGGGCGATGCCCAGCTTTGCGTGGAAGCTGTCGGATGATCAGGTGGCGGCCGTTGCCACCTACGTGCGTAACAGCTGGGGCAATGCCGCACCGGCGGTGCCGGTGAAGGATGTAGCGGATGAGCGTGAGCTATTGAAATTGCCGCCACAGATGGCGGCACACTAA
- the pcaF gene encoding 3-oxoadipyl-CoA thiolase yields the protein MQTAYLCDGVRTPFGRLNGGLAALRADDLAALPIQALMARHPQVAWEQLDDVLFGCANQAGEDNRNVARMALLLAGLPVSVPGCTVNRLCGSSLDAVAMAARAIKTGEADLLLAGGVESMSRAPFVMGKAESAFSRTMQLEDTTMGWRFINPKMQALYGTDTMPQTAEKVAARYGVSREDQDAFALRSQQRTAAAQQEGRFAPQLIGVSVPQKRGEPLEVTADEHPRATTLEALARLRPVVTPQGSVTAGNASGLNDGACALLLASEAGIGRHGLTPMARIVASAVTGLEPSIMGVGPVSAVRKVLARAGLTLGQMDVIELNEAFAAQSLAVTRELGLPDDAAHVNPNGGAIALGHPLGASGGRLVMAAAYELQRTGGRYGLCTMCIGVGQGIALIIERV from the coding sequence ATGCAAACCGCCTATCTGTGTGACGGGGTACGCACCCCCTTTGGCCGCCTGAATGGCGGGCTGGCCGCGCTGCGTGCCGACGATCTGGCGGCGCTGCCGATTCAGGCGCTGATGGCGCGCCACCCTCAAGTGGCGTGGGAGCAGCTGGACGACGTGCTGTTTGGCTGCGCCAATCAGGCCGGTGAGGATAACCGCAACGTGGCGCGCATGGCGCTGCTGCTGGCGGGGCTGCCGGTCTCGGTGCCGGGCTGCACCGTCAACCGCCTGTGCGGTTCGAGCCTTGACGCGGTGGCGATGGCAGCGCGGGCGATCAAAACCGGCGAGGCTGACCTGCTGCTGGCGGGCGGCGTGGAGAGCATGTCACGCGCCCCCTTTGTGATGGGCAAGGCGGAGAGCGCCTTCAGCCGCACCATGCAACTGGAAGACACCACCATGGGCTGGCGCTTCATCAACCCGAAAATGCAGGCGCTCTACGGCACCGACACCATGCCGCAGACCGCCGAGAAGGTGGCGGCGCGCTATGGCGTCTCGCGTGAGGATCAGGATGCCTTCGCGCTGCGCAGCCAGCAACGTACCGCCGCCGCCCAACAGGAGGGGCGTTTCGCGCCGCAACTGATTGGCGTCAGCGTGCCGCAGAAGCGCGGCGAGCCGCTTGAGGTGACGGCGGATGAGCATCCGCGCGCCACCACGCTGGAGGCGCTGGCCCGGCTCAGGCCAGTGGTCACGCCACAGGGCAGCGTGACCGCAGGCAACGCCTCCGGGCTGAATGACGGGGCCTGCGCCCTGCTGCTCGCCAGCGAGGCGGGGATCGGCCGCCACGGCCTGACCCCGATGGCACGCATTGTCGCCAGTGCGGTGACCGGGCTGGAGCCATCGATCATGGGCGTTGGGCCGGTGTCGGCGGTGCGCAAAGTGTTGGCGCGCGCCGGGCTGACGCTCGGGCAGATGGATGTGATTGAGCTGAACGAAGCCTTCGCCGCCCAGTCACTGGCGGTGACGCGCGAGCTGGGATTGCCGGATGACGCCGCGCACGTCAACCCAAATGGCGGCGCGATCGCCCTCGGCCACCCGCTCGGTGCCTCCGGTGGCCGACTGGTGATGGCCGCGGCCTATGAGCTGCAACGCACCGGCGGCCGCTATGGCCTCTGCACCATGTGCATTGGCGTCGGCCAGGGCATCGCGCTGATCATTGAACGGGTATAG
- a CDS encoding GMC family oxidoreductase, translating into MNTIRPKADVVIVGLGWCGSLIAEELTRAGLNVVAIERGPWFETATDFPPSVDTDELRWDTRRSMLLPPAVETTTFRNNRTQQALPTRDWNLNELGYNVGGSGTHWAGMAWRFLPFDFQPYSQTVARYGKQKIAEGLILQDWGVTYDELEPFYDRFEKIAGVSGKAGKLKGETIPEGNPFEGDRSSDYPLPPLEGMRLTDIFRDATKGMGLNPFMVPAGQASRAYVNPLGVRMGPCTYCGYCLYYGCGNFSKSSPNACVIPALMQRENFTVLTDSAVVRVNKAADGKTVTGVTYVDKNKKEWEQPAGIVVLSAFQMQNVRLLLLSKIGKPYDPVSKTGVVGRAYSFQTVSGASLFFEDENLNQYIGAGALSQQVDDYNGDNFDHSDKDFIGGAGILVVARGARPIGNADALPPGTPRWGKAWKQAYTHAFQNATFIFGQGTSFSHEDYYLDLDPEYVDDNGNPLLRVTFDYNDNDRRSAAFIMDRSVEIGKAMGAKTVIGTNSASGHYSPYNFASDHTIGGAVMGTDPKTSVLNRYQQSWDAHNLFVLGASSFPNNAGYNPTGTIGALSLWTAKAIIEQYLKNPGPLVKV; encoded by the coding sequence ATGAATACTATCCGTCCAAAAGCTGACGTGGTGATTGTTGGGCTGGGTTGGTGCGGCTCCCTGATTGCGGAAGAGCTGACCCGCGCTGGCCTGAATGTCGTGGCGATTGAGCGTGGCCCGTGGTTTGAGACCGCCACCGACTTCCCGCCCTCCGTGGATACCGATGAACTGCGCTGGGATACCCGCCGCAGCATGTTGCTCCCCCCTGCGGTGGAGACCACCACCTTCCGCAACAACCGTACCCAGCAGGCGCTGCCGACCCGTGACTGGAACCTGAACGAGCTGGGCTACAACGTTGGCGGCTCCGGCACCCACTGGGCCGGTATGGCGTGGCGTTTCCTGCCGTTTGACTTCCAGCCCTACAGCCAGACCGTGGCGCGCTACGGCAAGCAGAAGATCGCCGAGGGCCTGATCCTCCAGGATTGGGGCGTCACCTATGACGAGCTGGAGCCGTTTTACGACCGCTTTGAGAAGATCGCTGGCGTCTCCGGCAAGGCTGGCAAGCTGAAGGGCGAGACCATCCCGGAGGGGAACCCGTTTGAGGGCGACCGCAGCAGCGACTACCCGCTGCCGCCGCTGGAGGGGATGCGCCTGACCGACATCTTCCGCGACGCCACCAAAGGCATGGGCCTCAACCCCTTCATGGTGCCCGCCGGGCAAGCCTCCCGCGCCTACGTCAATCCGCTGGGCGTGCGCATGGGGCCGTGTACCTACTGCGGCTACTGCCTCTACTACGGGTGCGGCAACTTCTCCAAATCCAGCCCCAACGCCTGCGTGATCCCGGCGCTGATGCAGCGTGAGAACTTCACGGTGCTGACCGACTCCGCAGTGGTGCGCGTTAACAAGGCGGCGGACGGCAAAACCGTAACCGGCGTGACCTACGTCGACAAGAACAAAAAAGAGTGGGAGCAACCGGCGGGGATCGTGGTGCTGTCGGCGTTCCAGATGCAGAACGTGCGCCTGCTGCTGCTCTCCAAGATTGGCAAGCCCTACGATCCGGTCAGCAAAACCGGCGTGGTGGGCCGTGCCTACAGCTTCCAGACTGTCTCCGGCGCGAGCCTGTTCTTTGAGGATGAGAACCTCAACCAGTACATCGGTGCGGGCGCGCTGTCACAGCAGGTGGATGACTACAACGGCGATAACTTCGACCACAGCGACAAGGACTTCATTGGTGGCGCGGGCATTTTGGTGGTAGCACGCGGCGCGCGGCCAATCGGCAACGCCGATGCCCTGCCGCCCGGCACCCCGCGCTGGGGCAAGGCGTGGAAACAGGCCTATACCCACGCTTTCCAGAACGCTACCTTCATCTTCGGGCAGGGCACCAGCTTCTCCCATGAGGATTACTACCTCGATCTCGACCCGGAGTACGTGGATGACAACGGCAACCCGCTGCTGCGCGTGACCTTCGACTACAACGACAATGACCGCCGCTCGGCCGCCTTCATCATGGATAGAAGTGTTGAGATTGGCAAAGCGATGGGTGCGAAGACGGTGATCGGCACCAACTCGGCCTCCGGCCACTACTCGCCCTACAACTTTGCCAGTGACCATACCATCGGCGGCGCGGTGATGGGCACCGACCCGAAAACCAGCGTGCTCAACCGCTACCAGCAGAGCTGGGATGCGCACAACCTGTTTGTGCTCGGTGCCTCCTCCTTCCCCAACAATGCGGGCTACAACCCGACCGGCACCATCGGTGCGCTAAGCCTGTGGACGGCGAAGGCGATCATTGAGCAGTACCTGAAAAACCCTGGCCCGCTGGTAAAGGTGTGA
- a CDS encoding IclR family transcriptional regulator C-terminal domain-containing protein, producing the protein MSEGHNEWQRLGEIGALSDHTYKGDPNFMASLARGLEVLQVFTPHLHRLSVSQISQMTGIPRAAVRRCLYTLKALGFVHCPDGRHYVLLPRVLTIGHAYLASSELARAAQNSLEFLSKQLNESCSVATLDGDSILYIARANVKRIMTIDLQRGSRLPAYATSMGLVLLSALAEPELDAYLSRVTFEPLTPHTVRDATQLREQLARVQRQGYAINDQQLEIGLRSIAVPMHARKGGVVAAMNVGVNASQVSAQTLRDTVLPQLQRTAMELALLL; encoded by the coding sequence GTGAGCGAGGGGCATAACGAGTGGCAGCGGCTGGGGGAGATTGGCGCGCTGAGCGATCACACCTACAAGGGCGATCCCAATTTCATGGCGTCACTGGCGCGTGGGCTGGAGGTGTTGCAGGTCTTCACACCGCACTTGCACCGGCTGTCGGTTTCGCAGATCAGCCAGATGACCGGCATCCCGCGCGCGGCGGTGCGGCGCTGTCTCTACACCCTCAAGGCGCTGGGGTTTGTCCACTGCCCGGATGGCCGCCACTATGTGCTGCTGCCACGGGTGCTGACCATTGGCCATGCCTACCTTGCCAGCTCGGAACTGGCGCGGGCGGCACAGAACTCGCTGGAGTTTTTGAGCAAGCAGCTCAATGAGTCCTGTTCGGTGGCGACGCTGGATGGCGACAGCATCCTCTACATCGCCCGCGCCAATGTGAAACGCATCATGACCATCGACCTACAGCGTGGTAGCCGGTTGCCTGCCTACGCCACCTCGATGGGACTGGTGCTGCTCAGCGCGCTGGCGGAACCCGAGCTGGACGCCTACCTGTCACGCGTCACCTTTGAGCCGCTGACGCCCCACACGGTGCGTGACGCCACCCAACTGCGCGAGCAGCTGGCGCGGGTGCAGCGGCAGGGGTATGCGATTAATGATCAACAACTTGAGATAGGATTGCGATCCATTGCGGTGCCGATGCACGCGCGTAAGGGTGGGGTGGTGGCGGCGATGAACGTCGGCGTCAATGCCTCGCAGGTCTCGGCCCAGACCCTGCGCGACACGGTATTGCCGCAGTTGCAGCGTACCGCGATGGAGCTGGCGCTATTGTTGTAA
- the catC gene encoding muconolactone Delta-isomerase, with protein sequence MLFKVEMVVRIPPEMPADTAEQIKREEKQYAQRLQEQGVWRHLWRVAGQYANVSIFDVESNEALHNLLTQLPLYPYMEVTVTPLCRHPSSIHPDDR encoded by the coding sequence ATGTTATTCAAAGTTGAGATGGTGGTGCGCATCCCACCGGAGATGCCTGCCGACACAGCCGAGCAGATCAAGCGGGAGGAGAAGCAGTACGCCCAGCGGTTGCAGGAGCAGGGTGTCTGGCGCCACCTCTGGCGCGTCGCTGGCCAGTACGCCAACGTCAGCATTTTCGATGTGGAGAGCAATGAGGCGCTGCATAACCTGCTCACCCAACTGCCGCTTTACCCCTATATGGAGGTGACGGTGACGCCGCTCTGCCGCCACCCCTCCAGCATCCATCCAGACGATCGCTGA
- a CDS encoding 3-oxoacid CoA-transferase subunit B produces MDKLTHEQLARRIAQDIPEGAYVNLGIGIPTQIANYLPHDKEIFLQSENGILGMGPAPAEGEEDPELINAGKQYVTLLEGGCYFHHGDSFAMMRGGHLDICVLGVYQVSARGDLANWSTGKPGAIPAVGGAMDLAIGARQVFAMTEHLTRHGECKIVEQCTYPLTGVGCIDRIYSDLAVMDVTPEGLVVTEIFGGLTPTQLQEITPVPLTFHLNQREDADANRLSV; encoded by the coding sequence ATGGACAAACTGACCCACGAACAGCTGGCGCGCCGCATCGCGCAAGACATCCCGGAGGGGGCCTACGTCAACCTTGGCATCGGCATCCCCACGCAGATCGCCAACTACCTGCCCCATGACAAGGAGATTTTCCTCCAGAGCGAGAATGGCATCCTCGGCATGGGGCCAGCCCCGGCAGAGGGCGAAGAAGACCCGGAGCTGATCAACGCTGGCAAGCAGTACGTCACCCTGCTGGAGGGCGGCTGCTACTTTCACCACGGTGACTCCTTCGCCATGATGCGCGGCGGCCACCTGGATATTTGCGTGCTGGGGGTTTACCAAGTCTCGGCACGCGGCGATCTCGCCAACTGGAGCACCGGCAAGCCCGGTGCCATCCCGGCGGTGGGCGGCGCGATGGATCTGGCGATCGGCGCGCGTCAGGTGTTCGCCATGACCGAGCACCTCACCCGCCACGGCGAGTGCAAAATTGTCGAGCAGTGCACCTACCCGCTGACCGGCGTCGGCTGCATTGACCGCATCTACAGTGACTTGGCGGTGATGGACGTCACGCCCGAGGGGCTGGTGGTCACGGAGATTTTCGGTGGCCTGACGCCGACGCAACTGCAAGAGATCACCCCGGTGCCCCTCACCTTCCACCTTAACCAACGCGAGGACGCTGATGCAAACCGCCTATCTGTGTGA
- the umuD gene encoding translesion error-prone DNA polymerase V autoproteolytic subunit, giving the protein MVTSIFSTPDEEIPVLALPLFADYCRAGVPSPAADYIERTLDLNEYCIRHPSATYFVRAEGDSMVLAGINSGDLLVVDRAETPQHGDIVIAAVEGEFTVKRLCLTPRLCLEPMNTAYQPIYVEADRLEIFGKVLHVIHTLRK; this is encoded by the coding sequence ATTGTAACGAGCATATTTAGCACGCCGGATGAGGAGATACCGGTGCTGGCGTTGCCGCTGTTTGCCGACTACTGCCGTGCCGGGGTGCCGTCACCGGCGGCGGACTACATCGAGCGGACGCTGGATCTGAACGAGTACTGTATCCGTCACCCCAGCGCCACCTACTTTGTGCGTGCCGAGGGGGATTCAATGGTACTGGCGGGCATCAACAGTGGCGATTTGCTGGTGGTGGATCGCGCCGAAACGCCGCAGCATGGCGACATCGTGATTGCGGCGGTGGAGGGGGAGTTTACCGTCAAGCGGCTCTGCCTGACGCCGCGTCTCTGTCTGGAGCCGATGAACACGGCCTACCAGCCCATCTACGTGGAGGCTGACCGGCTGGAGATCTTCGGCAAGGTGCTGCACGTCATCCATACCCTGCGCAAGTAA
- a CDS encoding H-NS family nucleoid-associated regulatory protein, translated as MTGFLKTLNNIRSLRTQAREVDLSTLEEILQKLTTIVEERREEEASEKQQKEEHLTKLKEYLELMQEEGIDPAELLAMTDAQGGRQKRQPRPAKYQFRDENGELKTWTGQGRTPKAIKLALDAGKSLDDFAL; from the coding sequence ATGACTGGTTTTCTGAAGACGTTGAACAATATTCGCAGCCTGCGCACACAGGCGCGTGAGGTCGATCTCTCAACCTTGGAAGAAATCCTGCAAAAACTGACAACTATCGTGGAAGAACGCCGCGAAGAAGAGGCGTCAGAAAAGCAGCAGAAAGAAGAGCACCTTACCAAGCTGAAAGAGTATCTGGAGCTGATGCAGGAAGAGGGCATTGACCCGGCTGAACTGTTGGCGATGACCGATGCCCAGGGTGGCCGCCAGAAGCGCCAGCCGCGTCCGGCGAAATATCAATTCCGCGATGAAAATGGCGAATTGAAAACCTGGACCGGCCAGGGCCGCACCCCGAAAGCCATTAAACTGGCGCTGGATGCCGGCAAGTCGCTGGACGATTTCGCCCTGTGA